Genomic window (Ranitomeya variabilis isolate aRanVar5 chromosome 8, aRanVar5.hap1, whole genome shotgun sequence):
GGGGGGGATGCTTCCCCTCAGAGCGAGACACAAATGCCCTTCTGGAGGCTGGAAAAGCATTGTGACCACTCGATGGGAGGTATAATGGGAGGTCACCAGCCTTTACTAGGATCAGCTATACCGATTATTTCCGATTTCTCCAGCTATCCAGATCCCGGTGAAGCCTCTGAATCGCCCCTGGGGAATGTATGGCAGAGTTTCTTCCAGGGCTTTTAGATCAGGTGTCTGTCGGCCGCAGCGGTCACACCTAATGGCATCTCTATGGGCAGAAGACGAGGATCTCTGCTCTGTTTCTGTAAACAGCCGCCGTCTAATAAATGTAAAAACTACTTGTGACTGCAGCGGCAGATGGATAATAATCCATCAACagaagaaaaaaaggaacattCATAAGGGAGTATTATGGGATTAACTCTTCGCTGGCTGGCAGACACAAGTGGGGGAGTATAATCTGCTGACATTCTCTCTAAATAACAGATAATAAACCTTTTTCCTTTTTGAAGGCTTTTTTGATTATGGGTCTTTTCCTTTGATCTGCCCTTGCAATTATAATTCTTGTTTTATTAAAGGAGGATTGCCATTCAGTGTTGCTCAGGATTCAAGAGGGAATGGAGAGGTGTAAATGCGGGGAGGTTGCCAGCGATCTGCACCCATGCCATGATCCGACGTGagctcacacgctgcggatttgtagcgAGACCCTATAATACCGCCACTTGTGAACCGTTCTATTGCACATCGACATGTGACGCTACCCTAATCCTAGCTCATTAATTTCTCCATATACCGCACAGATCTCGTAACCAGAAGTCCTACTGGACATTCGGCAAATCATTTTGCCCGACCCTAAAACCTTTCACATGTTTCCTTTCTATATCCAAATATTTGCACGGTCCGTTCAGGCGGAGAACAGGCGGCACGTGGCCTGGTATGGTGCATACAGCATTGCCGTGTCATTTTTGGGCATTTGCCCCCTTGTAGTGATTGACAAATTACCCTAAAAGTCCCTGCACCAGCCGTGGACTGGGACTTGTAGGACGATATTCCGCCGGTGTCGCCTTTCTGCGGACTTTCTCATCCCATTCCTTCCAGGGCCCTTTACATGAATGTGGATTTATACCCATGCCTTAAACAAATCTCTTCTATCTCCCCAGTAATTGCGTCCCAGGATTTTTTCTGCAGCCCGTGGGGACCCCCTAACATGATCCGTCTCCTCGCTGTGACCCTGTGGCGGGAAAGCTTTAGCCCGGGCTGGTACTGAGCCCATCGGGGAGCTCCGAGCCGGCTGATAAAGGCTCCTTTGTTAATTAGCAGATGTTATTAAAACCCATAATGAAATGTAATCATATTAAGTCAAGTTCAAAAGTTTACACGCCGCAATGTCGCTGGATGCGAAGAGAGATTTCATTTTCTACATTGCTGCAGAAAATGGCAGTATGGTGGAGTTTTGCTTGTCAGCCCTACGGGGGTCATTTATAGGGTGGCGGGAACTTTATGGAGGGCGGGTGAGCTGTGTATGTCAGTGCAAATTGCTCCAAATGTATCAAGATGGAGAAACTTTGGTGCATTCGTCTTATATTCTCATACATGAGATTAAAAATGGCGTCTGACACCAGGGCTCATCACCAATCCACCTGCAAACCACATAGCGCACACTCGCACCGGCAGCAGCGCCAGAGAAGTGCAGACTATAAACGCAAACCCCAAATCCAgatatgtgaacagctccatagactataatgggtacacgTGCTATGGGGGGgaaaacggacgtctgaatgagaacTAGAGGATCAGTCCTAGCACCTGATGGCAGACAGCACAAACTTTCCAAATTCAGTCTTATTGGACCTGATATCTGGCAGAAGTAGGCCCCTGCAGGAGCTGAACTCCTCCTGTCTGATGTCATCCCATCATGGAGCACAAACCCCCGTAATCCAGGTGCACAGAACAGCTCAGCTGTAGCATCGCAGGTGCCCAGTGTGGACGTGCGCTAACCGCTGCATTGCCGCCCGGACTCCTATCAGTTATGTGCTGCATGGTGTGAACTAGTCTGTAACTATCATCTCATTACATGGAATCGGCTCTGTGATAAGATGACTGCTCCCGGCCAGATTTCTGCAGTCTAAAAATATTGCGTTGTCGGTGAGCTATGTTTTAGGAAATACCTTCAATGCCAGGATGTCTTAAGtctcagagctgcgctcactattctgctggtgcagtcactgtatataccatacattacattactgatcctgagttacctcctgtattataccccacagctgcactcactattctgctggtgcagtcactgtatataccatacattacattactgatcctgagttacatcctgttttataccccagagctgcactcactattctgctggtgcagtcactgtgcacatacattacattactgatccggagttacatcctgtattataccccagagctgcactcactattctgctggtgcagtcactgtgtacatacattacattactgatcctgagttacatcctgtattatactccagagctgcactcactattctgctggtgcagtcactgtgtacatacattacattactgatcctgagctacatcctgtattataccccagagctgcactcactattctgctggtgcagtcgctgtgtacatacattactgatcctgagttacctcctgtattatactccagagctgcactcactattctgctggtgcagtcactgtgtacatacattacattactgatcctgagttacctcctgtattataccccagagctgcactcactattctgctggtgcagtcactgtgtacatatattacattactgatcctgagttacctcctgtattataccccagagctgcactcactattctgctggtgcagtcactgtgtacatacattacattactgatcctgagttacctcctgtattataccccagagctgcactcactattctgctggtgcagtcactgtgtacatacattacattactgatcctgagttacatcctgtattataccccagagctgcactcactattctgctggtgcagtcactgtgtacatacattacattactgatcctgagttacctcctgtattatatcccagagctgcactcactattctgctggtgcagtcactgtgtacatacattacattactgatcctgagttacctcctgtattataccccagagctgcactcactattctgctggtgcagtcactgtgtacatacattacattactgatcctgagttacatcctgtattataccccagagctgcactcactattctgctcctgGTGAACAAGTTCTTTACTTCTCCTATGTGCAGCAGTTTTGCCCCTTAGTTCCGCAGTGTCGGACCCCTTGGCTGTGCTGTATGTTGCTGCTGTTGGTGCAGACTGATACATTACTCACCACAGACTCGTTGCCGCAGCTCGTTAATTGAGCAGGGAGTCTTTTGTGCCTCATCAACTGTTTTATATCAAGTGGGACCATTATTCTTGCTGTTTACGCGTTAACCCTTGCCGAGCATGGCTTTCTCTGATATTGCAGACGTGCAGGATCCTACTGATAGAACATCAGATTCCCCGGCGCCAAGTTCTTCATAAACTTTTATTAGAGAGTTAACGAAAAGCCGAGCAAGGAGCTATTTTTGCAATATATGAGAGTTTTAGAGGATTATATGCCTTTAAATGTTCTAGACAAGAATTCCCTTTAATACCGTATACCCAAATACAGAATtgttttcttaaagggaatgtccaagATTTGGCTACATATTCTCAAAAAAAACCTCTTCACACCTGTCCACAGGTTATGACTGATATTATAGAAAGATCACAAAGCCTAAGTCATGGAGCCGTTCTCAACAAGGTATCACCCAGCTTTTCTAGACTCCAGAACGGCAGATCTTAATATACAGTGATACCGCCCCGTGCGATCACCGCTCTCGTATTCACCTAGAAAGCTGCCGTCCCAGGAAAGGCGATGAATCTGGGAGTCAGAAAActttcaaaaactttcaaaaacttTCATATACAAGTTTTTATGGGTCTTAACCCTTTCCTTTACCCCAAACTAAACCTCCTCTTCCTAGAATCAATTATCCCAGTTAATCACAAATGTATAATTACTTATTACAGGAGCAGCGGCAGAGTTAATGCTTGACCAGTGATTAAATGTGGACTTAGGATGAAGGGgagtgctttttattttttttatttattttttgcttgacccAAAAAAGAACCAGATATAAAATATACTTATGGAGTAAGATTGAAATTCTTTTTTATATTATAAGTCAGAATATTCAGATCCGCCAAATATAGCGATAAGCGGACACCACACACCATGCAGCAATCAGACTAGATTTTATTACGTATTTTGGTGTAGAAACCTGCGGAGAAATTGTCATTTTTGCACATGTGAATGTGGCTTAAGAGTCCTGCGTGGTGCATGTGCAGTTATATTGGGGGGGATCCGCCATTCGGGGGGTTACATAACTGATCTCTATGTGGCATTGCATGTTTGCCCGTTATTCTTCGTTGTCATTTCTGGCTAATTTGCAGTCTGCGCCTTGAGCGGGCGCCGCGGATTAATTAGCACATACTTATCATCTCTCGTTATAGATTTTGCAGGTGTAAGCTTTACCACTGAATATTTACAGAAGTTGTCAAAACTTTCATCAAAAACAAAATATGGGAAATGAGCGGATACTGGATTTACTTACATAAAGTTCAGCTCCTGTATCTTGTGGTGTGGCTGTAATGAGGTATTTATTATCGACCCCAAATAGGAGGCTGCTAGTGACAATGTATCACTGTGAAGCTCTCGGTATACGATTATAATGATGAGCGCTCCGATCGCTGAGCCAAATCCTCCCATAGACGTAGTTACAGAATTAGAAATCCGtccgcctgcagtcaccactagggggagctcactgtaaatCCTCCTATTGCTGCGCTCAGTGTGAAAATGGACTATAAAACTACAGTGCAGACTGTTCAGGAATGTCCTGTACGGGAAAGGGGACATGTGACCCTCCTGGCACCACATCCTGAATGCGGAGACTCTCCTACCCCACAGTCCTCTCTTCTGCAAACAGTGACGTTGCAGGCAAGTCAGGCGGGAAGCTGCAGAAGTGAGGAGAGGGGGCTATTTGCAGAGTCTGATCTGGGGTCCTTATTTATTTTGGGGGCCTGAGGTCTGCATTTACCTAGGGgaactggtctggggtctgtatttgctTATGTGGTCTGGACTGGAGTCTGTATTTGCTTAAGGGGCCTGGTCTGGGATTTGCATTTAGTTAAGGGGCCTGGGGGTCTGCATTTAGTTGGGGAGCCTGGTCTGGGGTCCATAATTGCTCAGGGGCCTGGTCTGGGGTCCGTATTTGCTCAGGGGGCCTGGTCTGGGGTCCATATTTGCTCAGGgggcctggtctggggtctgtatttatttggAAAGCCCGTACTGGGGTGTTTGGCCCCAAGACTGTATATATTACtatttataatactggtgtctCTATGTGGAAGGGGGATATTGGGGTCCCATGGACCCCCGGGGCCTATGATCTACGGTATATGTCCTTTCCAATACTTTGCCCTTTTTTTTGTATaacttttccttttttccttcctgtTATCTGCATCCATTTAACATTCTTGTCTGCTCTCCTAGAAGAATTGTTTTGCCCCTTCCATGCCAAGTGGATTTGGCAGGGCGGCTTCTCTCGGCGAGTCTTTCTGATGTGCAGGACACGGGCTGGCGCCTGATGAAAATAGGGCACATCCTGCAAAACAACCGGCCTTTTTATTTTCTCGCCCGTTTCCATGTGCCGCCCAATTCACTGCAGTTCACCCAGCTGTTCCCATCACTCTGATCGGCACGTCGGCCTGGCTGTGCCATTCAGCATCTGGAAAAGCTGGGTGACCATCTGTACGGCCGGACCCCTACAGGGCTGATCGCCTGAGCACTAATCCACCTGGATGGGCCAGTGTCAGCAGCTGGCATACCAGGGCCCAGGGGTCCACCCAAGCGTGGCGTTGGCAGAGGGGCATCTTGTATTGTGGGGGTTTTAAAACATTTGTCTGAAATTTTAtgaatttttccctttttttttttttttttttcttttctttctgctCTCATGCAGTCGGCCATGGCCAGAGCGAAGGGGACAGGATGACGGTGTCTGATTTCCAGATTTACGTCCGGGACGGCCTGCAGCACGTGGACCTTGTGAGGAAAGCCTTTCCGGACCTGCCGATGTTCATCTGCGGACACTCCATGGTGAGACCCCCAAGGGACAAGATATAGACCCCCCAGATCATGTGCACAAGCCCTGCTGCTGTGTGCGCTGCCCTAGTGCGGTCACGTCAGATCTTcatttactgacagcaagcagagggtttGAAAGCTACAAATAAAGACCCAATATAGTGCAAATTAGCAGCTATCATCCCTTTAACGGCTTGGGATGGGGGACGTGGCCGCACCTCATGTTTCCTTTCTTCTGTTGACTTTGTAATAGAGCATTAAACATTAAAGCCCCCCCCGTGCATAAATTAATTATTAATGAGCACGAGATCAGGCGTGAAACATTTCTTGGATCCTGGAGCATGAGCGCGACATAAGGCGACTGGCGGAGGTGACCCGATAATAACTGCCACATTGCCAGCGTTTCCCCATCTACTGCTTTGTGTATTTACAGCGCGCTTCctctttaaatatttatttatctttatctatttgttttattttttctatattaaaTAAAAGCTTTTGCTACTTTCTTCCATTAACCCATTGGTTGTGTTCGGTCCTCCATTCTCATCTACTTTATTGCAGtgaatggggctgagctgcaataccgcaTATGACCAGCGGAAAGAGGTGGCGctgtttgtttgttcttttttttttttttaattattattattatttatttaaatttatttatttagaaCATTACTACTTTTTACTTCTAGTTATGGGCTCTATATTTGGACAGATTTATGCCTTTTTCTTTCTATTCCAGGGTGGTGCAATTAGCATTTTAATGGCTAACGAGCGGCCGGTGGAGTTTTCTGGTGTCATCTTGATTTCCCCGTTGGTTTTACCAAATCCCGAATCTGCCACATCATTCAAGGTGAGTCCTGAGGGATCCAATGAGAGCAGCGGCCGCACCcagtactcctcctcctcctcctctatgtAGATGATGTGACAGTTCCCCTAACCACAGTACTTGGggctcttaaagggattgtctcgacAATTGCCTCACTTTTACAattttgaacatcccctttaatttCACCATAGAAGAATAAAAATGGGGCAACTGTTAAATGAATTATTGTGATTTCCAGTTTTCGCATAGACTGAGGCTTCTTTGTTGCCGCGTGTCAAATATCTGCAGTTTCAGAAAATATTAGTATTTCCAAAAAATGTGTATTTTACTCTCTTAACAGGTGTTTgcggccaaaatcctgaaccacgtcCTGCCCAACCTCTCTCTCGGCTGCATCGACCCGAACAATGTGTCCCGGAATAAGGAGGAGGTGCGTGCAGTGGGTTTTGTTAccattattttttttgcaggagataagCGGCGCCTGCAGTTATCACCCCTGATCTCTCCACTATCATTCCTGGAGATGAGGGTCCGGAGAAGAACCAGGACTGAGCTGTCGGCGCCGTTTGCTACAGTTGTATCAGCAGCCATAATCTCCCTTATAGTTCGCTACAATGTATCCGCTCACATCATGTATCGTCTGTATCCAGACGTTTaggatacaattgtagcaaaccctcagctgatTTCTGTTCTCATTTCCTATTAGCAGAGAAAATGGTGAGAAATGAAAAGTCAATTAGAAAGTTTCAGAACtttattaagattgaatagtgaaATGTTTACCTGTAGATTTCTGCATTCTCACTATATACCGTGGGCTCAGGCGTCATTATCATACAGCGGGGTCAACGCGAGACCCTGGGGCTATCGATTCCCGCCCCCCGTGGTCCTGTCTGCGAGGGGCTCCTCATCGACGAGCCTTCCGCACTTTATGGTCAGTGGTAATGGAAACTGTCAGTGAGCTGCTAATGATGGATCTCGCCGTCCTATTGTGTAACCATCTATGAGAATGAGCGCGTGTTATTATAAACGGATCCGTAATATCTGACCCCGCGGCAGAGCGGAGGACACAGGACGGACTACTCCCCCCACTGTCCTGGCATCTTGCCGTCTCTCCAGTGTCTGTTACAGCCGCTGGTATAAGGTGATGTGGCGGTAAATTATACATCCTCATCCATAGTTCACAGGCTGATGGCTCATTACGGGGGTCCGGCTCCAGGTCCCACCTCTCGGTATATACAGCACTGCTCCTATCCTCATCAGGGTCACATCAAGGGCGGCATGATGGGGATAGTAGTGCTGAGCAGATCCCAGAGACGGGGTcactcaggagaggattagatacacggctcagcagtcagtatcacacaggagaggattagatacacagctcagcagagagtatcacacaggatgggattagatacacggctcagcagtcagtatcacacaggataggattagatacacggctcagcagtcagtatcacacaggagaggattagatacacggctcagcaggcagtatcacacaggagaggattagatacacggctcagcagacagtatcacacagaataggattagatacacagctcagcagtcagtatcacacagaggattagatacacggctcagcagtcagtatcacacaggataggattagatacacggctcagcagacagtatcacacaggataggattagatacacagctcagcagtcagtatcacgcaggataggattagatacacggctcagcaggcagtatcacacaggatagaattaggtacacggctcagcagagagtatcacacaggatgggattagatacacagctcagcagtcagtatcacacaggagaggattagatacacggctcagcagacggtatcacacaggataggattagatacacagctcagcagagagtatcacacaggataggattagatacacggctcagcagagagtatcacacaggatgggattagatacacggctcagcagtcagtatcacacaggagaggattagatacacggctcagcagacggtatcacacaggataggattagatacacggctcagcagacggtatcacacaggataggattaggtacacggctcagcagacggtatcacacaggataggattagatacacggctcagcagacggtatcacacaggataggattagatacacggctcagcagacggtatcacacaggataggattaggtacacggctcagcagatggtatcacacaggacaggattagatacacggctcagcagacggtatcacacaggataggattaggtacacggctcagcagacggtatcacgcaggataggattagatacatggctcagcagacaatgGCGACTCTGTGGCGGTCTGCGCAATGTCCGGTCTCCTCTCTGCCTGTGCCAGTACATTGCCACCTGGTGCCCTGGCAcagacccggctctgctgctccgcCCCGTCCGCCTTTGTCACGTCATCCGGCTCTACTAATCGATGTTTCTGCCTTCTGTACCGTGGATGTCATTGCTGCTGTTTCTCCCCCCAGGTGGAGTCGTACGCCACGGACCCTCTGGTTTACCACGGGGGGATGAAGGTTTCCTTTGGGGTGCAGCTGCTCAATGCCACGGCGCGGGTGGAGAAGGCGCTGCCTCATTTTAAGCTGCCTCTGTTGCTTTTCCACGGCACTGCGGACAAGCTGTGTGACATTCGGGGCTCGCGCCTCATGATGGACACCATCCCCAGCGAGGACAAAACACTAAAGGTGAAGAGCGTGAAACCCCCAGACTTTGGGGTCTTCTGAAGTAAAGGGGGTGGGGTTCATCATCCAGGGCCCTCACTATTAGTTATCACCGGGGACCCACAATGTAAGTGGCCGGTCTATAGATTTCAGCGGTGCTCAG
Coding sequences:
- the MGLL gene encoding monoglyceride lipase, giving the protein MMPEDGSPGLSPQDAADKDLQHYTNTDGQQIYCKYWKPVGQPRALVFVVHGAGEHCCRYNDLAQILSGLNFFVFAHDHVGHGQSEGDRMTVSDFQIYVRDGLQHVDLVRKAFPDLPMFICGHSMGGAISILMANERPVEFSGVILISPLVLPNPESATSFKVFAAKILNHVLPNLSLGCIDPNNVSRNKEEVESYATDPLVYHGGMKVSFGVQLLNATARVEKALPHFKLPLLLFHGTADKLCDIRGSRLMMDTIPSEDKTLKIYDEGFHALHKELPEVTSSVFQEIERWILQRLEATGAAPSDATPAPST